From a single Ailuropoda melanoleuca isolate Jingjing chromosome 12, ASM200744v2, whole genome shotgun sequence genomic region:
- the CEACAM19 gene encoding carcinoembryonic antigen-related cell adhesion molecule 19 isoform X1 → MLFTYFPDLQRPQRDGSDMGQRDIVGFPNGSMLLHRVQPTDSGTYQVAVTINPDWTMRAKTEVRVAEKLKELPITQLPVSAGIMATILIGSLAAGSLFIGFIAHLLLTRGWRGQSHGRTPPEKPEARPNHNAGDQNIYEVMPSPTFPVSPPGDTGSMSTSMPLPQQQPEPENHPTRCGAGAREGS, encoded by the exons ATGTTATTCACCTACTTCCCCGACCTCCAGCGGCCCCAGAGGGACGGCAGCGACATGGGGCAGCGTGACATCGTTGGCTTCCCCAATGGCTCCATGCTGCTGCATCGCGTCCAGCCCACTGACAGCGGCACCTACCAGGTAGCCGTCACCATCAATCCTGACTGGACCATGAGGGCCAAGACCGAGGTCCGGGTGGCCG AAAAGCTGAAGGAGCTGCCCATTACACAGCTGCCCGTGAGTGCTGGGATCATGGCCACCATCCTGATCGGGTCCCTTGCTGCCGGGTCCCTCTTCATCGGGTTCATTGCCCATCTCCTGTTAACAAGAGGCTGGAGGGGCCAGAGCCACGG GAGGACACCCCCAGAGAAGCCAGAGGCCCGCCCCAATCACAATGCTG GTGACCAGAACATCTACGAAGTGATGCCGTCTCCGACCTTCCCGGTGTCTCCACCCGGTGACACGGGGTCCATGAGCACCTCCATG cccctgccccagcagcaGCCGGAGCCAGAGAACCACCCTACCAGGTGTGGAGCTGGGGCGCGGGAGGGGTCCTGA
- the CEACAM19 gene encoding carcinoembryonic antigen-related cell adhesion molecule 19 isoform X2, protein MLFTYFPDLQRPQRDGSDMGQRDIVGFPNGSMLLHRVQPTDSGTYQVAVTINPDWTMRAKTEVRVAEKLKELPITQLPVSAGIMATILIGSLAAGSLFIGFIAHLLLTRGWRGQSHGRTPPEKPEARPNHNAGDQNIYEVMPSPTFPVSPPGDTGSMSTSMPLPQQQPEPENHPTRTC, encoded by the exons ATGTTATTCACCTACTTCCCCGACCTCCAGCGGCCCCAGAGGGACGGCAGCGACATGGGGCAGCGTGACATCGTTGGCTTCCCCAATGGCTCCATGCTGCTGCATCGCGTCCAGCCCACTGACAGCGGCACCTACCAGGTAGCCGTCACCATCAATCCTGACTGGACCATGAGGGCCAAGACCGAGGTCCGGGTGGCCG AAAAGCTGAAGGAGCTGCCCATTACACAGCTGCCCGTGAGTGCTGGGATCATGGCCACCATCCTGATCGGGTCCCTTGCTGCCGGGTCCCTCTTCATCGGGTTCATTGCCCATCTCCTGTTAACAAGAGGCTGGAGGGGCCAGAGCCACGG GAGGACACCCCCAGAGAAGCCAGAGGCCCGCCCCAATCACAATGCTG GTGACCAGAACATCTACGAAGTGATGCCGTCTCCGACCTTCCCGGTGTCTCCACCCGGTGACACGGGGTCCATGAGCACCTCCATG cccctgccccagcagcaGCCGGAGCCAGAGAACCACCCTACCAG gaCCTGCTGA